Below is a genomic region from Odocoileus virginianus isolate 20LAN1187 ecotype Illinois chromosome 30, Ovbor_1.2, whole genome shotgun sequence.
gtaggcacTCAGTAAGTAGTCACTGGGAGCAAGTAGCCGAAGTAGAGATATTATTGGGAGTCAATCCCGTGGAAGTGATGGCTGGAAACATAGCCAAGGGCTGGGGATCCCAGGCACCCCTGTGACTCGGAATTCCATCTGGGGAGGAGCCGCTGCTCTGGCGAACACTGGTCCTGTTGGCCTGGAGTACCAAGAGGCTCCCTGGGTAGCTCTGTAGGTTTTGATCTAGGTTCAGCACCCTGTTTTGCCAGCAGATCCACCATGTGACTTCGGACAAgttactttctgttttctttttcctttttcttaggcTTTTACTAAAGTATAACGGGCTTGCCAAAAGTGTACAACTCATAAGTGTTCTGTTTGTTGAGGGTTCACAATTGGAACACACACATCTAATTAGCACACCCAGACCAAGAAACAGTGGTGGAGCCCCCCTTGTTCCCTTTCCAATTGCTGTCACCCCTCCCCCCGCAAGGATATCTGTGGTCCTGACTTTTAACACCATAGATTACTTTTACCTGTTTGTGAACATTTGTGCACTTACGCATTtgtgagattcattcatattgttgtgtGTATAAGGATCATTCATTCTCACTGCTGCATAGAAtgccattgtatgaatatactacaattttttttctctgttctacTATTGATGGGAGTTTGAGTTGTTCCAGATTTTGGCTATTTTGAGAATTGTTGCTAAGAACAGTCTTGCACTTGGCTTTGGTGCACTTCAACTCATGTGCATTTCTGCTGGGAAAACACCTCTGAGTGGGACTGCTGGGCTGCACATGCTGAGCTTTGGTAGTTAGTGCAGAACTGTTGTCTAAAGTGGTCAGATGAGATTTTGAGTTGCTGTACATTTTTGCCAACACTtgagagagagatatatatatatatattttttttcatgttcgcCGTTCTGGTGCATATGTACTGGTAgcatattgtggttttaatttgcatttccctgatgactaatgagtatgagcactttttcatgtgtctattagcCATTTGAACAGCTTCTTTTATGAAATGCCTGTTTGAATCTTTTGTCCGCGTTCAGATTCagttgtctgatttttttcttactgactCATAGGACTTCTTTATAGACTCTGGATACACATCCTTTGTCCTTTGTCAGATAAACATACTGCACATATCTTCTACTACTCTGAAGGTCGTATTTTCATTCTCAATAATCTCTTTAGATGGACAGGAGTTCTTAATTGTGATAAAATGCTGTTTATCAAATTGTTCTTCTATGATCAGTTCCTTTGTGTCTTATTTAAGAAGTCTTTGTCTACTCCAGAGTCAGGAAGCTgttatgtctttatttatttattttttaatccaaaacattttgtattgagCACTGTAGTCCATCTGGAATTGAGTTTGTATTAAGTGGGAGGCAGGGTTACAGTAatacgtgtgctcagtcatgtccaactctttgtgaccccatggactgtagccggctagGCCCCTCTGcctatggaatcttccaggcaagaatacctgagcgggtagccattcccttcttcaggggatcttcctaagccagggatcaaacctgcgtctcccacattgcaggcattctttactactgcacctcctgggaagcccttctaacAGTTCCATTTCCCCCCCCATTTGTGTATCCAGTGGATCCAGCATTGTTTTATCAGGAAGAGACCATCTTCCTCCTTGGCCCTGTGATGTTGCCTTTGTCCTGAATCACATGATCATATACATGTTAGGCCTGTTTCTGGAGtctgttctgttccactggtCAGCATTTCTGCCCTTGTACCCAAACCAGGCTGTCTTAAGTACTTCGGCTTTATCATAAGTGTTAATGTCTTGCTGTATAAgacctctagctttgttcttcaaGAGTTCCTTGGCTATTCTATTCATTTgatttctatatgaattttagaatgagTTTGTTAAtttccacacatacacacaaaaacccCAACTGAGattatgttgaatctaaaaattAATTTGGAGAGAATAAATTGTTTTCTAATACTGAATCTGCCAACCCATGAATATCATATATCTctgcacttctttttctcttaaaatttttattatgaaaaatttcaaacgtTCAGAAAAGTGGGAAGAATTAGAATAACATTTGTATAAATTCACCATCTAGATTAAATAGTTGTGACTAGTGTGTCATATGTGTCACACAAACATATGTCATATTAAACCATTTCATAGTAAATTATACACATAGTAAAATATTCACTTACCCCATAAATACTTCAACATGTATCTCCAAGGTTTAAGGATAGCCTCCTCCATAATGACAATTCCATTATCCCATCTAGGAAAATTAATGGTTCCCAGATTTTTAATCGATAGTCATTTGTTCTCCCTTGCTCTCCAACTTTCTTTTGTTGCtgtgttttgtcttattttttaataattttatttatttattttttggctgcgctgggtcttcattgccgcgcaggcttttctctggtttcagAGACCAGGGGATGCATCTAGTTGGGATGcatctcactgcagtggcttctctccttgctgagcacaggctctcaggcccacgggcttcagtggttacagctcccaggctctagagcacaggctcactccgaggcatgtggggtctcccTGGatcaggcaggcagattctttaccactgagccaccaagggaagccccctgttttgttttgtttttgaaaacagGATCCATTCTAGGATCAAGCATTGCACTGGTTTCTATctcttaaatcttttaaaatttagaagcatctcccttctccttttgtaagcgacatttttaaaatattctttttttatctgAAGTAGAGTTGAAATACAGTGTGACGTTTGTCAGGGAGCAGGGCAGTGGGCTTGTCGACATCACACATTCCGCATCTGATTGTTTCCTCGTAGCTTTGCTCTCACTGTGTCCTCTGGCCCTCCTGGAAGCCAGAACTTAGATCTAGGCTtgtttgaaagaaagtgaaagtgtcagttgctcagccgtgtccgactctttgcgaccccatggactgtcgcctgccaggctcctctgtccgtgggattctccaggcaggaatactggagttgccgttcccttctccagggcatcttcctaacccaggggttgaaccccggtctcctgcatcgcaggtggattctttacagtccctggtgggtcagactcTAAGGATGCAAGTAAAGCTCACTAAGATGTTTAGATGTAGATAAAGCTCACCAAGCCTTCCCAGGTCGCCCTCTCTGAAAGCCCTCCCTGAAGTGGCACGTGAGCAGGCGAGTGAAGCTTCTCCACAGCACTTGGCATGCAGCACGTCTCGGTGGGTGGTCACAGCTCTTGATGCCCTTGGCAGCCATCTTGCCCTAATGTTTGTCCCCCCAAAGCAGCTTCCCTGAAGCTTCTCTCGTCCTGGCCGGGCAGCACTGGCTTCCCCCTCCCCCTGGACAGGGCTTGGCCATCCTGcatctgtctctccctcttttcAGACAACACAGGCAGTTCCACGTACCGGCCGCCCCCACGGACCCGGGAGGTGATGATCAACGGGCAGGTGGTGAAGCTGAAGTACTGCTTCACCTGCAAGATGTTTCGGCCGCCCCGGACCTCACACTGCAGTGTCTGCGACAACTGTGTGGGTAAGTGGGAGGCAGCAGAGAGGGGGGCGCAGGCAGTCCTGAGAGGGATGGAGCCCTGGAGATCGGGAGTCGCTTGTGGGCGGGTGGGGGCGTCTGGGCAGGAAATCTGGTTCCCTCAGATTGGCTCTGACTGAGGAGGGGCTGCGGGGAGGGGCCCTGAATGTGACCAGTGGTATCATGGCTTCGGCCCGGGAAGGGGGGATTCCTCCCCCAGCTCTGAAGTGGACATAGAGAcacctgaaccctcctcccagctGTTGGCCTGGTCCTCAGCGGGTCCAGGGTCCAGAGTCTGGACCATGACATTCTAGACATGTGGCCCAGGGCCAGCTCTGCTGAAAGTCCCGGGGTTTGGACTGACAAAAATCTGGGAATTGAGGAGTTCATGCCAGTGAGGTGGAGAGGGCGGAGCTGGGATTGGAAGCTAAGCTCCTGACCCACGACTGCCATGGTTGTTGGGGAGCCAGAGGCTTTCTCGTCCCCTCTCGCTGCTCTCTGGAGGCCCAGCAGCTCTGACTGGGGCCCAGGCTGTGCCTCTGGGAGGGTGTTGTAAGGGAGAGGCTATGCGAGAGGACCCAGGCGAGCTGAGCCATGGTGACTGTGCACAGTCCCTAGGGCGGTGAGCTCATGACGCTAACTCAGCACTCCCTCACCGGGGAGCCGTGGGGAGCACCCGGACGGCAGGCCGTGAAGTGGGTGACTCAGTGGGTGTCACTCCTCCCTGAGAATCTGCCCCACCCACCCTCTGTGAAGGGCGCTGGCCCGGTGCAGGCCTGCGTCAGGCTTGTGACCCACATTCCCACAGGGGACTTTCTTCACCTGCCTGGGCGTGACGCCACCCCTGGGACACAGTGCTGGTGTGAGCTCAGCCTTCTGACTAGGCCTCCAATGCCGGTTCTCCACAAGTTACCTAGCAGGCCCGCCCCTCCCTGGCCCTCTATTCTAGAGCTTGGGAACGGGTCATTGGTTGTTGCCAAGGGGCCAGGATCGTAGGTGCCAAGTCCTTTCTGTGGGTCTTCTTCATACCAGACTCTGCCAGGCCCTGGGGTTCAGCCCAGGCCCTTGCATGGCGCTCACAGTGGAGCAGGGGTTATAGTTGTGCTTACTGtgttcagtcgcatctgactccttgtgaccccatgatctgtagcccaccaggctcctctgtccatggaattttcgaggcaagaatactgtgggttgccagttcctgctccaggggatcttcctgacccagagatcgagccccgattggcaggcgattctttaccactatgccacttGGGAATGGGTTACAAGCCAACCtgttaattataaataaatatataaacccaTGTAGGCAAAGTGCTGCAAAGGACAAGTGCCAGGGCAATGGGACAAATAACAGGGGCCTCACCCTCCTCTGAGGTTGAAGGAGAACTTTCTCAAGGATGTGGCCTTGCAGCAATGACACAGAGGAACCGGTGGGTGAAGGACCAGAGGCCAGGAATGTCGAGGAACTGAGAGTTGCATGTGGACAGAGCGAGGGGGTGGGGTCACCCAGCTGTGGCGAGAGGCGTCTAAACACCCGGCGCTGACCTGCCTCCCTGGCCCTTCCAGAACGGTTTGACCATCACTGCCCCTGGGTGGGCAACTGTGTGGGGAAACGGAACTACCGCTTCTTCTATGCATTCATTCTCTCCCTCTCATTCCTGACGGCCTTCATCTTCGCCTGTGTGGTCACCCACCTGACGTTGCGTGAGTTAGGGGTGACGGTGGGCGTGGGGCAGGGCTGAGCGGGAGGGCCGGGGGCCAGCTCAACCAGCTCAAGGGGCCGTGGTCACCGTCCCTCGAGCTGTGCCCTCTCCTGTCTCTTCCTCCCCAGGCTCTCAGGGAAGCAACTTCCTCTCCACTCTGAAGGAGACACCAGCGAGATATCCTTTTGTCAGCAAGGGGGAGTCCTGGTGGGACCCAAGGCCCCTTTCCTGAGGCGGGTCCCCGCACCATGTCCTGTAAACAGAGGGCAATGGGTTAGAGCTGATGTTTGTCCTCTGGAATCCAGCGTGCCAGCTGCTCCTGTTCACCCCCAGGCTACAGCCCATTCTGAATGGGCTGTTATGGGGCCAGAATTGCCAAGAACTCCCAAGAGCACAGACCCCTAAGACACCCAGCTCTCTGGACTGTGCCGTGTCTGTGACTCTGGTGTTTGAAACCCTCAGTTCTCTCTTCCATCCATTACCCTGGGCTTGTCCTGCCCTCTGGGGGCATCTGAACCCTCCTTGTGGCCCAGGAGGGGATCTGCTGAGGTGGCTGGTTACAAACTTACCTCCCTTCTGGGGGAGTAGCTGCACAGAGGGATGGGTGAGAAAGGCTGGTGAGGGAGGCTCCCAGCCCCGGTCCCCGTGTGGGTCCTTGACTGCGCCGCTCACTGTGCTGGAGTTGGTGATCTGCTTCTTCTCCATCTGGTCCATCCTGGGCCTCTCAGGGTTTCACACTTACCTCGTCGCCTCCAACCTGACAACTAATGAAGACGTGAGTAAAGGCTGGAGCAGCAGCTTacccctgggctgggggcagggctgagggaGCCTGGGGCAGCCACAGTGCAGCCGTGACCCCCAAACTTCTGGGCAGATGTGGGCAGGGAGGCAAGGCAGCCCAGCATCTCCTTTCAGAGCTCAGGGCTGGGCTCTGGGGGACCCTGGGCAGGCCCCCGAGGTTGCTTTCTCCCTAACCCCAGCAGAGCAGCACTGACCCCGTTGCTGTCCTTACATTTGGCCGGCTCATTACCATTTCCAGGGTTCTTTCAGTTTCCATCATCTCTTTGGGTCCTTTTGCCTCTGAGGCAGAAGGAACAGAGatgctttttcttcatttgatGGCTGAatgacttgccccaggtcacCAGCTGGAAAGGGATAGAGCCCGGGTTGCACTTGGAAGCTCAGGCCCACCATGCTGTCCTTGTAGACAGCAGCGATTCCACTGTTCTCAGGGAGTCCTGGGGCTCTCTGAGGCATCCTTAGTGAGGGGGGCGGTTAAGACAGAAACGTGAAGCTCCATCAGCCTCCCCACTCCACTTGCTGCCTTGTAGATCTCTACCAACAAACCTTGTCTGTTGGAGTGCCCACTATATGCTGAGCCCTGGGCTGGACCtgacccctcccctcccatccttccaaacaacaaaaaagcaaatgagaGCATCTGTCCCAGGGCCAGCATCTAGTATTGCTCAGAAGCCCGTGGACCAACAGAAAATATGTTCCTTGACCTCAGCCTGTCATTTGGAGAAAGGAACTGAACAAGCATGACAGGGTATCACATGCTGGGTGATTCTTACAGAGCAGAAATGACATCAGCCAGCTTCTCCCAAGGTGATTTCCTGGGGGCTGTTTCTGCAGGATATCACTAGGGGTTAAGCAAAAAAGCGTGTCATGGCCAGATACACTTGGAAAACTCTACGGTAAAGTCAAGCCGGTCTCCTTCCCTGTTGATCTCAGTGCTTTTGACAGCCGGCTCCACGGAGCTAGAGAGGGGCAAGGTTTCATCTCATGCTTCGACAGGATTGCTGGAGTTCCCTGTTCTTCAAATGAGAACTGAGACTCAGAAGCGGTGCTCTGTCCGAGGTCACAAGCAAGTCTGTGGGAGAACCGGAGTTCACAGCCATGTCAGCCTGAGCCCTGGGCCCTTGCACTATCCTCCTTCCTAGGTGGCTGGCAAGAGAAGATGCCCCCTAAAAGCTTCCTCTGCAGGCTTCTCTTTGGCTCTGCTCTGACTTCTGTCTTGGTCAGAGCCTCCTCTTCTGGGTGCCCCCCAACACCCAGCAGTCCCCCATATTCTCATGGAATGACTAAAGGGTATAGGCACATTCCCTCCAGTAGGCTAGCCAGAATTGGTTTCAGAATTTGCTGGTCTTCCCCAGCCTCTAGAACAGGGGAAATGAAGGGAGGTACCTGACCCAGAGCTCTTGCCTGCTTGCAGATCAAAGGCTCGTGGTCCAACAAGAGGGGTGGCGAGGCCTCTGTCAACCCCTACAGCCATAAAAGTGTCATCACCAACTGCTGTGCCGTGCTCTGTGGCCCTCTGCCTCCCAGGTAAGCCAGGGGGTGCGTGGGGGAGGTCACAGGGCCTGGCCTGGccagtgttgggggtgggggtagctCTGTGAGTCTACTCCTCTCAAAGAGGTTCTGGAATCACTGACCTCCCCACACCAAAGATGCCCTCCGTCTGTCATCCTCTGCTGTATGCATTCAGGGCACTTGTCACAGAAAGGAACTCTGTAAAGTTGTAATTTGTACTCCTGTGTGCTCATTGTAGAAAAAATTAAGTACAAAACATTAGAAAGAGTGTTAGGTATCACATGTAATCTTACTCCCCAGGGATAACCACAATGAATGTTGTGTCTACCTTGAGGGACTGCCATCCGCTGCTGATGGCTGGACTGGGTGGAGCCTTGTCttcctcctggtggctcagctctgCGGGGAAACGCCCCATCTGTCCGGACACCAGGGGGCGCCAGATGTCCAGATCGGGAGTTCAGTTGGATGccgtgggggcggggtgggggtggggtaagaTTTCCCCacaccttcccctcctcctcctgcccaatATCTGATATGCCTGTCACCCATCCTGcccctggggaaaggacagtAGGAATTGCAGGATCTCCCAATGCCCTTTCATCCTTGCTCTTCTCACCTGCAGCTTGGGAGCCCGACAAAGCCAGACAGTCTGAATTAATGGTGGATAAGTTCTGTGGCTCAAAGCCAGGTATCCAGAGTAGGGAGAGGACCCTTCCAGAAAGGAAGGGTCTCGAGCCGCCAACTTGAGCAGCCTTTCTAGGGCTGGGTCTTGCCTCGTCTGGGAGATGGACCCAGCCATCCATTCCCTGGCCTAGAGCTGTGGTGTCAGGCAGGGCCCTCACGTGTCCCCCTCCTTGTCTTTTGGAAGCCTGATTGACCGGAGGGGATTTGTGCAGTCCGACACTGTGTTGCCCTCGCCCATCAGAAGCGACGAGCCAGCCTGCGGAGCCAAGCCCGATGCCAGCATGGTAGGAAGCCACCCATGAACCGGGCTCAGTACTTGCCACCTGCTGGCCTGTCTGCCCCTCCGCACTCACCTGCCACCCTCCACACCTGCCAGGAcctcctccccattccacccGAAGGGAAGCAGAGCCGCCCAAGACTGCTTGAGTCTTTTCGTATTTATTTCCCACCCTGCGTGGCTTTCCCCACACTGTGCCATGGCTGTACCCTCTGCTCCCCAGACCAGGTTTACACGGCCGGGGGCCCTAAATTCCCCCAGCTGGTCAGTGGCAGGAGTGACAGGAGAGAGGCCAGGGCCCCTGAGGCCGCCCAGCGGACCACGCCAAGCCTCTGCCCAGCTGTGCCCTGTGTGTGAGGCTGCGGACTGAGTGTGACGCC
It encodes:
- the ZDHHC18 gene encoding palmitoyltransferase ZDHHC18 isoform X2, encoding MKDCEYQQISPGAAPPPASPEARRPGPAAPPGPGPGPPPPATAPRWSSSGSGSGSGSLGRRPRRKWEVFPGRNRFYCGGRLMLAGHGGVFALTLLLILTTTILFFVFDCPFLARHLTLAIPIIAAILFFFVMSCLLQTSFTDPGILPRATVCEAAALEKQIDNTGSSTYRPPPRTREVMINGQVVKLKYCFTCKMFRPPRTSHCSVCDNCVERFDHHCPWVGNCVGKRNYRFFYAFILSLSFLTAFIFACVVTHLTLRSQGSNFLSTLKETPASVLELVICFFSIWSILGLSGFHTYLVASNLTTNEDIKGSWSNKRGGEASVNPYSHKSVITNCCAVLCGPLPPSLIDRRGFVQSDTVLPSPIRSDEPACGAKPDASMCVRGLKDLLRTAALCLSRSGLGGARPPAPPPA
- the ZDHHC18 gene encoding palmitoyltransferase ZDHHC18 isoform X3, which encodes MKDCEYQQISPGAAPPPASPEARRPGPAAPPGPGPGPPPPATAPRWSSSGSGSGSGSLGRRPRRKWEVFPGRNRFYCGGRLMLAGHGGVFALTLLLILTTTILFFVFDCPFLARHLTLAIPIIAAILFFFVMSCLLQTSFTDPGILPRATVCEAAALEKQIDNTGSSTYRPPPRTREVMINGQVVKLKYCFTCKMFRPPRTSHCSVCDNCVERFDHHCPWVGNCVGKRNYRFFYAFILSLSFLTAFIFACVVTHLTLRSQGSNFLSTLKETPASVLELVICFFSIWSILGLSGFHTYLVASNLTTNEDIKGSWSNKRGGEASVNPYSHKSVITNCCAVLCGPLPPSLIDRRGFVQSDTVLPSPIRSDEPACGAKPDASMEDTCQDFAISCTA
- the ZDHHC18 gene encoding palmitoyltransferase ZDHHC18 isoform X1 yields the protein MKDCEYQQISPGAAPPPASPEARRPGPAAPPGPGPGPPPPATAPRWSSSGSGSGSGSLGRRPRRKWEVFPGRNRFYCGGRLMLAGHGGVFALTLLLILTTTILFFVFDCPFLARHLTLAIPIIAAILFFFVMSCLLQTSFTDPGILPRATVCEAAALEKQIDNTGSSTYRPPPRTREVMINGQVVKLKYCFTCKMFRPPRTSHCSVCDNCVERFDHHCPWVGNCVGKRNYRFFYAFILSLSFLTAFIFACVVTHLTLRSQGSNFLSTLKETPASVLELVICFFSIWSILGLSGFHTYLVASNLTTNEDIKGSWSNKRGGEASVNPYSHKSVITNCCAVLCGPLPPSLIDRRGFVQSDTVLPSPIRSDEPACGAKPDASMRLVGHRQLRSRSHQESPLGETTSPQPQDPGPSLLKCE
- the ZDHHC18 gene encoding palmitoyltransferase ZDHHC18 isoform X5, giving the protein MFNLVSSDWISCPSRVPVLALLVDKDQRNQPSQQQELINCSCPFLARHLTLAIPIIAAILFFFVMSCLLQTSFTDPGILPRATVCEAAALEKQIDNTGSSTYRPPPRTREVMINGQVVKLKYCFTCKMFRPPRTSHCSVCDNCVERFDHHCPWVGNCVGKRNYRFFYAFILSLSFLTAFIFACVVTHLTLRSQGSNFLSTLKETPASVLELVICFFSIWSILGLSGFHTYLVASNLTTNEDIKGSWSNKRGGEASVNPYSHKSVITNCCAVLCGPLPPSLIDRRGFVQSDTVLPSPIRSDEPACGAKPDASMRLVGHRQLRSRSHQESPLGETTSPQPQDPGPSLLKCE
- the ZDHHC18 gene encoding palmitoyltransferase ZDHHC18 isoform X4; protein product: MKDCEYQQISPGAAPPPASPEARRPGPAAPPGPGPGPPPPATAPRWSSSGSGSGSGSLGRRPRRKWEVFPGRNRFYCGGRLMLAGHGGVFALTLLLILTTTILFFVFDCPFLARHLTLAIPIIAAILFFFVMSCLLQTSFTDPGILPRATVCEAAALEKQIDNTGSSTYRPPPRTREVMINGQVVKLKYCFTCKMFRPPRTSHCSVCDNCVERFDHHCPWVGNCVGKRNYRFFYAFILSLSFLTAFIFACVVTHLTLRSQGSNFLSTLKETPASVLELVICFFSIWSILGLSGFHTYLVASNLTTNEDIKGSWSNKRGGEASVNPYSHKSVITNCCAVLCGPLPPSLIDRRGFVQSDTVLPSPIRSDEPACGAKPDASMVGSHP